In one Pseudomonas sp. R84 genomic region, the following are encoded:
- a CDS encoding class I SAM-dependent methyltransferase — protein MDEAKLNQFMAKLVNDMGGAAMLANVIVGEELGLYRAMADSQPVSADALAAKTTCNPRLVREWLSAHAASGYMEHHDGQFRLPEEQALALAVEDSPVYVAGGLGVVASFFHDKDKLVKAMRGNGALPWGDHHPCMFTGTERFFRPGYKGHLIAEWLPALDGVVAKLEEGAKVADIGCGHGASTVIMAQAFPNSRFVGYDYHAPSITVATQRAEEGGVSSRAKFFQGSAKSYPGNDYDLICYFDCLHDMGDPVGAARHAYDSLKDDGTVLLVEPFANDTLDDNINPVGRLFYAASTFICTPNSLSQEVGLGLGAQAGEIRLRKVFVEAGFKHFRRATQTPFNLILEARK, from the coding sequence ATGGACGAGGCGAAGCTCAACCAATTCATGGCCAAACTGGTCAACGACATGGGCGGCGCGGCGATGCTGGCCAATGTCATCGTCGGCGAAGAGCTCGGCTTGTACCGGGCCATGGCCGACAGTCAGCCGGTCAGTGCCGATGCCCTCGCGGCAAAAACCACCTGCAACCCGCGTCTGGTGCGCGAATGGCTCAGCGCTCACGCGGCCTCCGGCTACATGGAACACCACGACGGCCAGTTTCGTTTACCGGAAGAACAGGCGCTGGCGTTGGCCGTCGAAGACTCGCCGGTTTACGTCGCCGGTGGCCTCGGCGTGGTGGCATCGTTTTTCCATGACAAAGACAAACTGGTCAAAGCCATGCGCGGCAATGGCGCCCTGCCCTGGGGCGATCACCATCCGTGCATGTTCACCGGCACCGAACGGTTCTTCCGGCCCGGCTACAAAGGTCACCTGATCGCCGAATGGCTGCCGGCGCTGGACGGTGTGGTGGCCAAGCTTGAAGAAGGCGCCAAAGTCGCCGACATCGGCTGCGGCCACGGCGCCTCGACGGTGATCATGGCCCAGGCATTCCCCAACTCGCGTTTCGTCGGCTACGACTATCACGCGCCGTCGATCACGGTCGCCACCCAGCGCGCCGAGGAAGGCGGAGTCAGCAGCCGGGCGAAGTTCTTCCAGGGCTCGGCGAAGAGCTACCCGGGCAATGACTACGACCTGATCTGCTATTTCGACTGCCTGCACGACATGGGCGACCCGGTCGGTGCAGCCCGCCACGCCTATGATTCACTGAAGGACGACGGCACGGTGTTGCTGGTCGAACCGTTCGCCAACGACACGCTGGACGACAACATCAACCCGGTAGGACGGCTGTTCTACGCGGCCTCGACATTTATCTGCACACCGAACTCGCTGTCGCAGGAAGTCGGCCTCGGCCTAGGTGCGCAAGCCGGGGAAATACGCTTGCGTAAAGTGTTTGTCGAGGCCGGGTTCAAGCACTTCCGCCGGGCCACGCAAACACCGTTCAACCTGATTCTGGAGGCGCGCAAGTAA
- a CDS encoding DUF692 domain-containing protein yields MQTPVSSLQPSVGLGLRRGLLKDLQAARTGAFDFLEVAPENWIGVGGAHGAALRELAERYPLSCHGLSLSLGGPAPLDVGFLQEVRMFLDHYNVPLYSEHLSYCSDDGHLYDLLPLPFTEEAVHHVAARIRQAQDILGRRLAVENVSYYAAPRQDMDEVCFTNAVLREADCDLLLDVNNVYVNAINHGFDPQAFLAAIEPSRVVGMHVAGHFDESDTLKIDTHGASVKPVVWSLLAEAYRRFGAQPTLLERDFNFPAFSELVAELQTIRHLQAGGDHRG; encoded by the coding sequence ATGCAAACGCCTGTCTCATCACTGCAACCGAGCGTCGGCCTCGGCCTGCGCCGTGGCCTGCTGAAAGACCTGCAAGCGGCCCGCACCGGCGCTTTCGACTTTCTCGAAGTCGCCCCGGAGAACTGGATCGGCGTTGGCGGCGCTCATGGCGCGGCGTTGCGTGAACTGGCCGAACGCTACCCGTTGTCCTGTCACGGCTTGTCGCTGTCACTTGGCGGACCGGCGCCGCTGGACGTCGGGTTCTTGCAGGAAGTGCGGATGTTTCTCGACCATTACAACGTGCCGCTGTACAGCGAACACCTGAGTTATTGCAGCGATGACGGGCATCTGTATGACTTGCTGCCATTGCCGTTTACCGAAGAAGCGGTGCACCACGTCGCCGCACGGATCCGTCAGGCTCAGGACATTCTCGGCCGGCGTCTGGCCGTGGAAAATGTCTCCTATTACGCCGCACCGCGTCAGGACATGGACGAGGTGTGCTTCACCAACGCCGTGTTGCGCGAGGCCGATTGCGATCTGCTGCTGGACGTCAACAATGTCTACGTCAATGCGATCAACCACGGATTTGATCCGCAAGCGTTTCTCGCCGCTATCGAGCCGAGCAGGGTGGTCGGCATGCATGTGGCCGGGCATTTTGATGAGTCCGACACGCTGAAAATCGACACCCATGGTGCCTCAGTCAAACCGGTCGTGTGGTCTCTGCTGGCGGAGGCTTACAGGCGGTTTGGCGCGCAGCCAACGCTGCTTGAGCGGGACTTCAACTTCCCGGCGTTTTCCGAACTGGTCGCTGAGTTGCAAACCATTCGCCACTTGCAGGCGGGGGGCGACCATCGTGGATAA
- a CDS encoding putative DNA-binding domain-containing protein — MDNLILQQQALTRYLRDPDHQSPPAEMNAARVNVYRDLVFNNVSQLLSGTFPVLIRIVGEQRWGLLVRGFLRDWRAQTPKFGEIAGTFLDYLATQPQVLREGQWPAFLLELAHYEWVEMVLQQSDAQALLPTDPALLLERPLLISALAWPLAYVWPVHELDPHHQPATPPAQPTLLLVRRTADWSMKFSELSPLAWRLLQRVTEFASLTGREQLQALAQEAGQPASNSFMDNGLVLLRQMHEDQVIGLAP, encoded by the coding sequence GTGGATAACCTGATACTGCAACAACAGGCACTGACCCGATACTTGCGCGATCCCGACCATCAATCGCCGCCGGCCGAGATGAACGCGGCGCGGGTCAATGTCTATCGCGATCTGGTGTTCAACAACGTATCGCAACTGTTGAGCGGCACGTTTCCGGTGTTGATCCGCATCGTCGGTGAGCAACGTTGGGGTCTGCTGGTGCGCGGCTTTTTGCGCGACTGGCGGGCGCAGACGCCGAAGTTTGGCGAGATTGCCGGAACCTTTCTCGACTACCTGGCCACGCAACCACAGGTGTTGCGCGAAGGTCAGTGGCCGGCGTTTTTGCTGGAGCTGGCACATTACGAATGGGTTGAGATGGTTTTGCAGCAATCTGATGCCCAAGCGCTGCTGCCGACCGATCCGGCGTTATTGCTGGAACGCCCGTTGCTGATCTCGGCACTGGCCTGGCCGTTGGCGTATGTCTGGCCGGTGCACGAACTCGATCCGCACCATCAACCCGCCACGCCCCCGGCGCAACCGACGCTGTTGCTGGTGCGGCGTACGGCAGACTGGAGTATGAAGTTTTCCGAACTGAGTCCGCTGGCTTGGCGCTTGCTGCAGCGCGTCACTGAGTTTGCGTCGTTGACGGGGCGCGAGCAGTTGCAAGCTCTGGCGCAGGAGGCCGGGCAGCCCGCCAGCAATTCGTTCATGGATAACGGCCTGGTGTTGTTGCGCCAGATGCATGAGGACCAGGTGATCGGTCTGGCACCTTGA
- a CDS encoding HAMP domain-containing sensor histidine kinase codes for MSVNQHWPRTLASRLSLIFLIGLLLAQALSFGAQYYERYQSAKNTMLGNLETDVSTSIAILDRLPAEERPAWLERLARKNYGYLLSEGEPGTQIDVGDMPVAVTSITEAIGERYPLTFTDIPGPKKHFQGHLRLSDGSPVTIDVRPAMVPLSPWLPVVLLGQLALMIACTWLAVRIAVRPLTRLANAVETLDPNAHPINLDESGPNEVVYAARAFNTMQARIAAYLKERMQLLAAISHDLQTPITRMKLRAELMDDCAEKDKLWNDLSEMEHLVREGVAYARSIHGSTEESRRTNMDSFLESLVFDYQDMGKQVQLVGKSAAVIDTRPHALRRVLVNLTDNALKFAGAAEVWVEANKGNLAITVMDRGPGIADAELAQVLQPFYRVENSRNRDTGGTGLGLAIAQQLAMALGGSLTLSNREGGGLCAELKLPLHP; via the coding sequence ATGAGCGTCAATCAACACTGGCCACGCACCCTCGCCTCGCGCCTGTCGCTGATTTTCCTGATTGGCTTGCTGCTCGCTCAGGCGCTGTCGTTCGGCGCGCAGTATTACGAGCGTTACCAAAGCGCGAAAAACACCATGCTCGGCAATCTCGAGACCGACGTGTCGACCTCGATTGCGATCCTTGATCGACTGCCTGCCGAAGAGCGCCCTGCCTGGCTCGAGCGTCTGGCGCGAAAAAATTACGGCTACTTGTTGAGCGAAGGCGAACCGGGCACGCAGATCGACGTCGGGGATATGCCGGTGGCCGTTACCTCGATCACCGAAGCCATCGGTGAACGCTATCCGCTGACCTTCACCGATATTCCCGGGCCGAAGAAACACTTTCAGGGCCATCTGCGCCTGAGCGACGGCAGTCCAGTGACCATCGACGTGCGCCCCGCCATGGTCCCGTTATCGCCCTGGTTGCCGGTGGTTTTGCTCGGCCAACTGGCGCTGATGATCGCCTGCACCTGGCTGGCGGTGCGTATTGCGGTTCGCCCGCTGACCCGTCTGGCCAACGCCGTGGAAACCCTTGACCCCAACGCCCACCCGATCAACCTCGACGAAAGCGGCCCGAACGAAGTGGTTTACGCGGCACGTGCATTCAACACGATGCAGGCGCGCATCGCCGCTTACCTCAAAGAGCGCATGCAACTACTGGCGGCGATTTCCCACGACCTGCAAACGCCGATCACGCGGATGAAACTGCGCGCCGAGCTTATGGACGATTGCGCTGAAAAAGACAAACTGTGGAATGACCTCAGCGAGATGGAACATCTGGTGCGCGAAGGCGTGGCGTATGCGCGCAGCATCCATGGCTCGACCGAAGAAAGTCGCCGCACCAACATGGATTCGTTCCTCGAAAGCCTGGTGTTCGACTATCAGGACATGGGCAAGCAGGTGCAACTGGTCGGCAAGAGTGCAGCCGTCATTGATACCCGACCTCATGCGTTGCGCCGGGTGCTGGTGAACCTCACCGACAACGCACTGAAGTTCGCCGGCGCCGCCGAAGTCTGGGTCGAAGCCAACAAAGGCAACCTGGCAATCACCGTCATGGACCGTGGCCCGGGCATCGCCGACGCCGAACTGGCGCAGGTGCTGCAACCGTTTTATCGCGTAGAAAATTCGCGCAATCGCGACACCGGCGGCACCGGACTGGGACTGGCCATCGCCCAGCAGCTGGCGATGGCGCTGGGTGGTTCGTTGACCTTGAGCAACCGCGAGGGTGGCGGATTGTGTGCGGAACTGAAACTCCCCCTGCACCCCTGA
- a CDS encoding response regulator, producing MDHVDHILIVDDDREIRELVGNYLKKNGLRTTVVADGRQMRSFLEANTVDLIVLDIMMPGDDGLQLCRELRVGKHKATPVLMLTARNDETDRIIGLEMGADDYLTKPFAARELLARINAVLRRTRMLPPNLVVTEAGRLLAFGRWQLDTSARHLLDKDGTMVALSGAEYRLLRVFLDHPQRVLSRDQLLNLTQGRDADLFDRSIDLLVSRLRQRLLDDAREPAYIKTVRSEGYVFSLPVEILGAPA from the coding sequence ATGGATCATGTCGATCACATTCTCATCGTCGACGACGACCGCGAGATCCGTGAACTGGTAGGCAACTACCTGAAGAAAAACGGCCTGCGCACCACCGTGGTCGCCGATGGCCGGCAGATGCGCAGCTTTCTCGAAGCCAACACCGTCGACCTGATCGTGCTCGATATCATGATGCCCGGCGACGATGGCCTGCAGCTGTGCCGCGAACTGCGCGTGGGCAAACACAAGGCCACGCCAGTGTTGATGCTGACCGCACGCAACGATGAAACCGACCGCATCATCGGCCTGGAAATGGGCGCCGACGATTACCTGACCAAACCGTTCGCCGCCCGTGAATTGCTCGCGCGGATCAACGCCGTGCTGCGCCGCACGCGCATGCTGCCGCCGAATCTGGTGGTCACCGAGGCCGGTCGCTTGCTGGCCTTCGGCCGTTGGCAACTGGACACCTCAGCCCGTCATCTGCTCGACAAGGACGGCACCATGGTCGCCCTCAGCGGTGCCGAGTATCGATTGCTGCGGGTTTTTCTCGATCACCCGCAACGGGTGCTCAGCCGCGATCAACTGCTCAATCTAACGCAGGGCCGTGACGCTGACCTGTTCGACCGCTCGATCGATTTGCTGGTCAGCCGTTTGCGCCAGCGTCTGCTCGATGATGCGCGCGAGCCGGCCTACATCAAGACCGTGCGCAGCGAGGGTTATGTGTTCTCGTTGCCGGTCGAAATTCTTGGTGCCCCGGCATGA
- a CDS encoding DUF2790 domain-containing protein, whose translation MNNKSVIAACLFAALNICTLSARAEADVTAQTYTYGTHLDIQKVISLKQDNSVNCGIVEARMTYLDSAGQTRVLDYSKFADGCNNDN comes from the coding sequence ATGAATAACAAATCCGTAATTGCCGCCTGCCTGTTTGCCGCCCTGAACATCTGCACGCTGTCGGCCCGCGCCGAAGCCGATGTCACCGCGCAAACCTACACCTACGGCACCCACCTGGATATCCAGAAAGTGATCTCGCTGAAACAGGACAATTCAGTGAATTGCGGGATTGTCGAGGCGCGCATGACCTACCTCGACTCGGCCGGTCAGACCCGCGTACTCGATTACAGCAAATTCGCCGACGGCTGCAACAACGACAACTAA